The Stenotrophomonas maltophilia genome includes a region encoding these proteins:
- the dusA gene encoding tRNA dihydrouridine(20/20a) synthase DusA gives MKRLKTEDVRLSVAPMMDWTDRHCRVFHRVLAPGARLYTEMVHANAVIHGDRERLLGFDRSEQPLALQLGGSDPALLAQAARIAAEWGYDEVNLNCGCPSDRVQAGRFGACLMREPVLVAECVAAMVDAVDIPVTVKCRLGVDEDNDYDVFASFVDRQVAAGAAMVVVHARNAWLKGLSPKENREVPPLKYDWAYRLKQERPALPVVINGGLASIEAVQAQAAHVDGVMLGRAAYHDPYLLHQLEALHTGAPLQARGDLLRAMRPYIEARLGEGLALKHITRHLLGLFHGQPGGRAFRQVLSEGAHRPGAGWSLIEQALAVTEREADRTAA, from the coding sequence ATGAAAAGATTGAAAACTGAGGATGTTCGGCTGTCCGTGGCGCCCATGATGGACTGGACCGACCGCCATTGCCGCGTGTTCCATCGCGTGCTGGCGCCGGGTGCACGCCTGTACACGGAGATGGTGCACGCCAACGCGGTCATCCACGGCGACCGCGAGCGCCTGCTCGGCTTCGATCGCAGCGAACAGCCGCTGGCGCTGCAGCTGGGCGGCAGCGATCCGGCCCTGCTGGCGCAGGCTGCGCGCATTGCTGCCGAGTGGGGATACGACGAGGTCAACCTCAACTGCGGCTGCCCGTCCGACCGCGTGCAGGCCGGGCGTTTCGGCGCCTGCCTGATGCGCGAGCCGGTACTGGTGGCCGAGTGCGTGGCGGCCATGGTCGATGCGGTCGACATCCCGGTAACGGTGAAGTGCCGCCTGGGCGTGGACGAGGACAACGACTACGACGTGTTTGCCAGCTTCGTCGACCGCCAGGTCGCCGCTGGTGCGGCGATGGTGGTGGTGCATGCGCGCAACGCGTGGCTGAAGGGCCTGTCGCCGAAGGAGAACCGCGAGGTTCCGCCGCTGAAGTACGACTGGGCCTACCGCCTGAAGCAGGAGCGCCCGGCACTGCCGGTGGTGATCAACGGTGGCCTGGCCAGCATCGAGGCGGTACAGGCGCAGGCCGCGCACGTCGATGGCGTGATGCTGGGCCGGGCGGCCTATCACGACCCCTATCTGCTGCATCAGCTGGAGGCGCTGCACACCGGCGCCCCGCTACAGGCACGCGGTGACCTGCTGCGCGCGATGCGCCCCTACATCGAGGCGCGGCTGGGCGAAGGCCTGGCGCTGAAGCACATCACCCGCCACCTGCTCGGCCTGTTCCATGGCCAGCCCGGTGGTCGCGCATTTCGCCAGGTGCTGAGCGAGGGCGCACACCGCCCGGGCGCCGGCTGGAGCCTGATCGAACAGGCCTTGGCGGTCACCGAACGCGAAGCTGATCGCACCGCGGCGTGA
- a CDS encoding response regulator transcription factor encodes MRILLVEDEAPLRETLAARLKREGFAVDAAQDGEEGLYMGREVPFDVGIIDLGLPKMSGMELIKALRDEGKKFPVLILTARSSWQDKVEGLKQGADDYLVKPFHVEELLARVNALLRRAAGWSKPTLECGPVALDLAAQTVSVAGSNVDLTSYEYKVLEYLMMHAGELVSKADLTEHIYQQDFDRDSNVLEVFIGRLRKKLDPDGELKPIETVRGRGYRFAIPRNEG; translated from the coding sequence ATGCGTATCCTTCTGGTCGAAGACGAAGCCCCGCTGCGTGAGACCCTGGCAGCCCGGCTCAAGCGCGAAGGCTTTGCCGTCGATGCTGCGCAGGACGGCGAGGAAGGCCTCTACATGGGGCGCGAAGTTCCGTTCGATGTCGGCATCATCGACCTCGGCCTGCCCAAGATGTCGGGCATGGAGCTGATCAAGGCCCTGCGTGACGAAGGCAAGAAGTTCCCGGTGCTGATCCTGACCGCGCGTTCGAGCTGGCAGGACAAGGTCGAAGGCCTGAAGCAGGGCGCCGACGACTACCTGGTCAAGCCGTTCCACGTCGAAGAGCTGCTGGCCCGCGTCAACGCGCTGCTGCGCCGCGCCGCCGGCTGGAGCAAGCCGACCCTGGAATGCGGCCCGGTCGCTCTGGACCTGGCTGCGCAGACCGTCAGCGTGGCCGGCAGCAATGTCGACCTGACCAGCTACGAATACAAGGTGCTGGAGTACCTGATGATGCACGCCGGTGAACTGGTCTCCAAGGCCGACCTCACCGAGCACATCTACCAGCAGGACTTCGACCGCGACTCGAACGTGCTGGAGGTCTTCATCGGCCGCCTGCGCAAGAAGCTGGACCCGGATGGCGAACTGAAGCCGATCGAGACCGTGCGCGGCCGCGGCTACCGTTTCGCGATTCCGCGCAACGAGGGCTGA
- a CDS encoding site-specific integrase, producing the protein MATLQPRNGRWRAIVRRKGHATQSKTFPTKTAAKTWADRIERELADYEARGGTPGEDLTIDQLIDWRIDDLAAVKAAGTTQTGNLSRLRESLGSIVATSLTANDVIDHARRRVHGDHMNAKGHIIPPCSAATMNVELGFLSELLKLAGPMKGVKLASDPVADARPVLRLLKLVAKSKKRDRRPTDEELQRLHAYYAAAAWRSTIPMSDIVTFAILTAKRESEITRLLWSDLDSVKRTAMLRDAKPPRAKIGNHRTFPLLGEAWDLVQRQPQIAGENRIFPYNSKSVGTSFTRACSALGIEDLCFHDLRHEATSRLFEQGYDIPEVAAVTLHTSWNELKRYTQLRPESLHRNQMDQADETLSRNEQP; encoded by the coding sequence ATGGCAACGCTACAACCGCGCAACGGCCGCTGGCGCGCCATTGTGCGCCGCAAGGGTCACGCAACACAGAGCAAGACCTTCCCGACCAAGACAGCCGCCAAGACCTGGGCCGACCGGATCGAACGCGAACTGGCAGACTACGAGGCCCGTGGCGGTACACCCGGCGAGGATCTGACCATCGATCAGTTGATCGATTGGCGTATCGATGACCTGGCCGCTGTGAAGGCGGCTGGCACGACCCAGACGGGCAACCTCAGCCGCTTACGCGAAAGCCTGGGCAGCATCGTGGCCACAAGCCTCACCGCAAACGACGTGATCGACCACGCCCGCCGGCGGGTCCACGGCGACCACATGAACGCCAAGGGCCACATTATCCCCCCTTGCTCGGCCGCCACCATGAACGTCGAGCTGGGCTTCCTGTCCGAGCTGCTGAAACTGGCTGGACCAATGAAGGGAGTGAAGCTTGCCAGTGACCCAGTTGCCGACGCTCGGCCTGTACTGCGGCTGTTGAAGCTGGTAGCCAAATCCAAGAAGCGCGACCGACGCCCGACCGACGAAGAACTGCAGCGCCTGCATGCGTACTACGCAGCCGCGGCCTGGCGCTCAACAATCCCTATGAGCGATATCGTCACCTTCGCCATCCTCACGGCCAAGCGGGAAAGCGAAATCACCCGGCTGCTGTGGTCAGATCTGGACAGCGTGAAGCGGACGGCGATGCTCAGGGACGCAAAGCCCCCCCGCGCCAAGATCGGCAACCATAGGACGTTCCCTCTGCTGGGCGAAGCCTGGGACTTGGTGCAGCGACAACCGCAGATCGCCGGCGAGAACCGGATCTTCCCCTACAACTCGAAATCCGTAGGCACGTCCTTTACCCGCGCCTGCAGCGCGCTCGGGATTGAGGATCTGTGTTTCCACGACCTGCGGCACGAAGCCACGTCGCGGCTGTTCGAGCAGGGCTACGATATCCCCGAGGTCGCTGCCGTGACCCTTCACACGTCATGGAACGAGTTGAAGCGCTACACGCAGCTCCGTCCCGAATCGTTGCATCGCAATCAAATGGATCAGGCAGATGAAACTCTATCGCGGAATGAGCAGCCCTGA